Proteins co-encoded in one Natronorubrum daqingense genomic window:
- a CDS encoding glycosyltransferase family 4 protein, which yields MRVGLVVDGDLEQATGGYRYDRKLVEFLESRGDTIDVISLSEASEESVGDRTSAAPSSELQTRLDRPYDVLLQDELCYARLLEYNPRLERPGALVSLVHLLRAPDPTVYDPRAREREWRYLESVDAAICTSEYTRDRTLALAGTDLPTQVAHPAGRHDGPALTPDTVETRAHRDPFRVVSIGTLEARKNVTTLLEALARLDSSSTEWSLTAVGRKDADPAYASAARERAVELGIDDRVTFAGEVAASVLESTLEDAHVLAGPSRYEGFGMAYLEAMEYGVVPIASTVGGACEIVSDGENGFLIDPVDSSQLAGQLERLANDRDRLATLGVGALRTARAHPSWTDTLESVREFLRRSIHRSGRTGGEHP from the coding sequence ATGAGGGTTGGCCTCGTCGTCGACGGCGACCTCGAGCAGGCAACCGGCGGCTATCGCTACGACCGCAAACTCGTCGAGTTTCTCGAGTCCCGGGGAGATACCATCGACGTGATTTCGCTTTCCGAAGCGTCCGAAGAGTCCGTCGGCGATCGGACCAGCGCTGCCCCCTCGAGCGAACTGCAGACGCGACTCGATAGACCCTACGACGTCCTCTTGCAGGACGAACTCTGCTACGCGAGGCTCCTCGAGTACAACCCCCGACTCGAGCGTCCGGGGGCGCTCGTTTCGCTCGTTCACCTCCTCAGAGCGCCCGATCCGACGGTCTACGATCCGCGTGCTCGCGAACGCGAATGGCGCTATCTCGAGTCGGTCGACGCGGCGATCTGTACCAGCGAGTACACGCGAGATCGGACGCTCGCCCTCGCCGGAACGGACCTCCCGACACAGGTCGCACACCCCGCTGGTCGTCACGACGGGCCAGCGTTGACGCCGGACACAGTCGAGACGCGTGCCCACCGCGATCCATTTCGTGTCGTCTCCATCGGCACGCTCGAAGCGCGAAAGAACGTCACGACCCTCCTCGAGGCGCTCGCTCGACTCGACAGTTCGTCGACGGAGTGGTCGCTCACCGCCGTCGGCCGCAAGGATGCGGATCCAGCGTACGCCAGCGCGGCCCGCGAACGAGCGGTCGAACTCGGTATCGACGACCGGGTGACGTTCGCCGGTGAAGTGGCGGCGTCAGTCCTCGAGTCGACTCTCGAGGACGCACACGTCCTCGCCGGTCCCTCTCGCTACGAAGGATTCGGTATGGCTTATCTCGAGGCGATGGAATACGGCGTCGTCCCGATCGCCAGCACCGTCGGCGGCGCGTGCGAGATCGTCTCCGACGGCGAGAACGGGTTTTTAATCGATCCAGTCGACTCGAGCCAATTGGCGGGTCAACTCGAGCGTTTGGCAAACGACCGAGACCGGTTGGCGACCCTCGGGGTCGGGGCGCTGCGAACCGCTCGGGCTCATCCGTCGTGGACGGACACGTTGGAATCCGTCCGCGAATTTCTCCGCCGATCGATCCACCGATCGGGACGCACCGGCGGTGAGCACCCGTGA
- a CDS encoding 6-pyruvoyl trahydropterin synthase family protein has protein sequence MYSVSVSREIIAQHYLTVPDPGPEGKLHSHRYTVEATLRGPELDERGYLVDIDRLCETMDALAAFYSDRTLNDLDAFEGANPSTERFARCFGDRLLEQLDPDGVSELRIAIDEDDVASVAHERTC, from the coding sequence ATGTATTCGGTGTCCGTCTCCCGGGAAATCATCGCCCAGCACTACCTGACCGTTCCCGATCCGGGGCCGGAAGGGAAACTCCACTCCCACCGATACACGGTCGAGGCGACGTTGCGAGGCCCCGAGCTGGACGAACGGGGGTATCTCGTGGACATCGACAGATTGTGCGAAACGATGGACGCGCTCGCCGCGTTCTACAGCGACCGGACGCTCAACGATCTCGACGCGTTCGAGGGAGCCAACCCGAGCACCGAACGCTTCGCGCGCTGCTTCGGCGACCGACTCCTCGAGCAGCTCGATCCGGACGGCGTTTCCGAGCTTCGAATCGCCATCGACGAAGACGACGTGGCCAGTGTGGCCCACGAACGGACGTGTTGA
- a CDS encoding zinc-dependent alcohol dehydrogenase: MRSSSDAHGLVFTGPKSVAVESNPIPEPGSTDVLVRTRTSAISAGTEGLIFRGDAPTNLAADDELEALDGDLSFPLRYGYAAVGEVVAVGDDVAEKWLERTVFAYNAHESHFLAEPSDLFPVPDGISPREAALFANLETAVTLTLDGEPRLGEHVAVFGQGTVGLLTTALLARAPLETLLTFEPHAKRRRHSERLGADRSFDPTDREFPDTVRAVTDARADLTYELSGNPEALNDAIASTGFDGRVLVGSWYGTKPANLDLGGRFHRDRIDIRSSQVSTIDPRLSGRWSRERRHDLTWQWLERLEVTPLITHEIPLEDAATAYELLEDRPGEAIQILLTYD; this comes from the coding sequence ATGCGATCCTCGAGCGACGCTCACGGCCTGGTTTTTACGGGTCCGAAGAGCGTCGCCGTCGAATCGAACCCGATCCCGGAACCGGGATCAACTGACGTACTCGTTCGGACGAGAACGTCGGCGATCAGCGCCGGCACGGAGGGGCTGATTTTCCGGGGGGACGCCCCGACGAACCTCGCGGCCGACGACGAACTCGAGGCCCTCGATGGGGATCTCTCCTTTCCACTTCGGTACGGCTACGCCGCGGTCGGCGAGGTCGTCGCCGTCGGCGACGATGTGGCCGAAAAGTGGCTCGAGCGAACCGTCTTCGCGTACAATGCACACGAAAGCCACTTTCTCGCCGAGCCTAGCGACCTCTTTCCCGTTCCCGACGGAATCTCGCCGCGCGAAGCAGCCCTCTTCGCGAACCTCGAGACCGCGGTGACACTCACACTGGACGGCGAGCCACGACTGGGCGAGCACGTCGCCGTCTTCGGGCAGGGAACCGTCGGCCTGTTGACGACCGCGCTGCTCGCCCGCGCGCCACTCGAGACGCTGCTCACGTTCGAACCCCACGCGAAGCGTCGCCGCCACTCCGAACGTCTCGGCGCGGATCGGTCGTTCGATCCGACCGATCGGGAGTTTCCCGACACCGTTCGAGCGGTCACGGACGCGCGGGCGGACCTGACGTACGAACTCTCCGGGAACCCCGAGGCCCTGAACGACGCCATCGCGTCGACGGGCTTCGACGGGCGCGTGCTCGTCGGTTCGTGGTACGGCACGAAGCCCGCAAATCTCGATCTCGGCGGTCGATTTCACCGCGACCGAATCGACATCCGAAGCTCGCAGGTGAGTACGATCGACCCGCGACTCTCGGGCCGGTGGTCTCGCGAACGCCGTCACGACCTCACCTGGCAGTGGCTCGAGCGACTCGAGGTCACACCGCTCATCACGCACGAAATACCCCTCGAAGACGCCGCGACGGCCTACGAGTTGCTCGAGGACCGACCGGGCGAGGCGATCCAGATCCTGTTGACCTACGACTGA
- a CDS encoding CDP-alcohol phosphatidyltransferase family protein produces the protein MTDETHVGLSRGNFSRWITVGAGHVAMVAGTLLALELVWSAGPSRAFLGAVALVVVLEVLLVWILFDEGTPISAKPAQSPRDATEQSVTLATWVTIARAGAVVVLAGFVATGLPTESGIGPWAPAALFALAMVFDAVDGAVARRTNSETAFGSRLDVEVDALAILVGSVVAIAAGTLPLVFLAVAVARYLFVAGRRWRTWRGRSVSTLPANRLRRPLGGFAMLAVLLALTPVPSPAVSYWLGLLVAVPVLANFCWDWLAVSGRFEKW, from the coding sequence ATGACCGACGAAACGCACGTTGGGCTCTCGAGAGGCAATTTCTCCCGGTGGATCACCGTGGGTGCGGGGCACGTCGCGATGGTGGCCGGAACGCTTCTCGCACTCGAGTTGGTCTGGTCCGCTGGCCCATCGCGCGCGTTTCTCGGCGCGGTCGCGCTTGTCGTCGTTCTCGAGGTGCTACTCGTGTGGATCCTCTTCGACGAAGGGACTCCGATATCGGCGAAACCAGCCCAGTCACCACGAGATGCGACGGAGCAGTCGGTTACACTCGCGACGTGGGTGACCATCGCCCGCGCTGGAGCGGTTGTGGTCCTCGCCGGATTCGTCGCGACTGGACTCCCAACGGAGTCGGGGATCGGTCCCTGGGCCCCGGCCGCGTTGTTCGCGCTCGCGATGGTCTTCGACGCCGTCGACGGTGCGGTCGCCCGACGAACGAACAGCGAGACGGCGTTCGGCTCGCGACTCGACGTCGAAGTGGACGCGCTGGCGATTCTCGTGGGCTCCGTCGTGGCCATCGCTGCCGGGACGCTCCCGCTCGTCTTCCTCGCCGTTGCCGTCGCCCGGTACCTGTTCGTCGCCGGCCGACGGTGGCGAACGTGGCGCGGGCGGAGCGTGTCGACGCTCCCGGCGAACCGACTCCGTCGGCCACTCGGTGGCTTCGCCATGCTCGCCGTGTTGCTCGCTCTGACGCCGGTTCCCAGCCCGGCCGTTTCGTACTGGCTCGGTTTGCTCGTCGCCGTTCCCGTTCTCGCGAACTTCTGCTGGGACTGGCTCGCGGTTTCCGGCCGCTTCGAGAAGTGGTAG
- a CDS encoding DUF7475 family protein gives MIAANRIGLATLTPLHWMAIGLALVTGLVHLILGLEFLPHWMGLAFLFATAGFLLGIGLVVADYRRSTVYLLGIPFTAAQIVLWYVLNEPATVADLSSAELIDKLAQILLIVALVILYRRER, from the coding sequence ATGATCGCCGCGAACCGAATCGGGCTCGCCACGCTCACACCCCTCCACTGGATGGCGATCGGACTCGCGCTCGTCACCGGGCTCGTTCACTTGATTCTGGGACTCGAGTTCCTTCCCCACTGGATGGGACTCGCCTTCCTGTTCGCGACTGCAGGCTTCCTGCTGGGGATCGGACTCGTCGTCGCGGACTACCGGCGATCGACGGTCTATCTCCTCGGAATTCCGTTTACGGCCGCACAGATCGTGCTCTGGTACGTCCTGAACGAGCCGGCGACCGTCGCCGACCTCTCGAGTGCGGAACTGATCGACAAGCTCGCACAGATCCTGCTGATCGTCGCGCTGGTGATCCTCTATCGACGAGAGCGATGA
- a CDS encoding 50S ribosomal protein L1, with amino-acid sequence MADSDIETAVARALEDSPERNFTETVDLAINLRDLDLNEPSNRVDESIVLPSGTGQETIIAVIAEGETAVRAEEAADEVLSGDDVADLDDDEAKDMADETDFFIAEESMMQDIARHLGTILGPRGKMPDPLAPDDDVVETVNRLKNTVQLRSGDRRTFHTLVGAEDMDAEGIADNIDVILRRLHADLEKGPQNIDGVFVKTTMGPSVEVA; translated from the coding sequence ATGGCAGATTCGGATATTGAAACAGCAGTCGCTCGCGCACTCGAGGACTCACCGGAACGGAACTTTACCGAAACGGTAGACCTCGCGATTAATCTGCGCGACCTCGACCTCAACGAACCGTCGAATCGTGTTGACGAGTCTATCGTCCTGCCGTCCGGAACCGGCCAGGAAACGATCATCGCCGTCATCGCCGAGGGAGAAACCGCAGTCCGCGCCGAAGAAGCGGCGGACGAGGTTCTCTCGGGTGACGACGTGGCCGATCTGGACGACGACGAAGCCAAAGATATGGCGGACGAGACGGACTTCTTCATCGCCGAAGAGTCGATGATGCAAGATATCGCCCGGCACCTGGGTACCATCCTCGGTCCCCGCGGAAAGATGCCGGACCCGCTCGCTCCCGACGACGACGTCGTCGAGACCGTCAACAGACTCAAGAATACCGTGCAACTTCGCTCCGGCGACCGACGAACGTTCCACACGCTCGTCGGCGCCGAAGACATGGATGCCGAAGGAATTGCAGACAACATCGACGTCATCCTGCGACGTCTGCACGCCGACCTCGAGAAGGGCCCACAAAACATCGATGGCGTCTTCGTAAAGACGACCATGGGCCCGTCTGTGGAGGTGGCCTAA